One Hevea brasiliensis isolate MT/VB/25A 57/8 unplaced genomic scaffold, ASM3005281v1 Scaf86, whole genome shotgun sequence genomic window carries:
- the LOC131177772 gene encoding probable LRR receptor-like serine/threonine-protein kinase At1g05700, whose product MDGRKAVLSITLWLIFVQLSATFRNLKLAAANNDKLAERRKLAADNSGFISIDCGVDQDYFDGETGIFYKSDKDFISTGENDYISPEYDDKDPYFGRLVQSIRFFPKGRKNCYTLRPEQGKNQNYLIRAFFKYGNYDAKNQIPKFDVYLGVNFWMTVPLLNASAWVAQEIIYFSLTDDINLCLVNTFSGTPFISALELRHLNHSIYRIESRSLTVMGRFDLGNSTNRTVRYKDDVYDRLWSTFTPDDCISLNTTSNIDVESRDNILKTPVEVLRTAAQPPSPLRSFNHTFPPAYGDNEYYACFHFAEILHISQGKPRREFTINFNGANYGPITLQYLKPLIFCSGPRKSRINGYVQFSINSTVRSDLPPILNALEIFYVMPPPVSPTDSADVDAIMAIKQTYKINKDDNWQGDPCLPSDITWTGLNCSYDGNFPRIISLNLSASKLTGKISSSFSNFKAIQSLDLSGNELTGTIPEFLAQLTNLTILNLSGNKLTGSVPQSIVQKSNNGLLQLSLDGNPHLCRTDSCEKKKQNFLLPVVASVATVVALLFLSSIFVFWRMKRQKATSQSKKEGSVISKNWSFSYSEIVSITNNFETIIGEGGFGKVYFGTLKDNTQVAVKLLSQYSRQGYKEFQAEAQLLMIVHHRNLVSLIGYCDDRHNKALIYEYMVNGNLREHLSETSGNTLNWDERIHIAADAAQGLEYLHNGCKPPIIHRDLKTSNILLNEKLQAKIADFGLSRAFTNDSGSHITTRPAGTFGYMDPEAQASGSFNKKSDVYSFGIILLELITGQSALKRDVNGEIIRIQQWVAPIIENGDIGRIVDPRLQGDFEINSAWKAVEIALSCVLNTAIRRPSMSDVLIEIKECLAIVTPYVGSQRMDRGRIRSINSLEMRSLEIDSEIAPSPR is encoded by the exons ATGGATGGACGGAAAGCAGTGCTTTCAATTACACTATGGCTAATCTTTGTTCAGCTGTCTGCTACTTTCAGAAACTTAAAATTAGCTGCAGCAAATAATGATAAGCTCGCTGAAAGAAGAAAGCTTGCCGCCGATAACTCGG GTTTCATAAGCATTGACTGTGGGGTGGATCAAGAttatttcgacggagaaactggAATATTTTATAAGTCTGACAAAGATTTTATAAGCACCGGAGAGAACGACTACATATCCCCTGAATATGATGATAAGGATCCTTATTTTGGGCGTCTAGTTCAGAGTATAAGGTTCTTTCCGAAAGGAAGAAAGAATTGCTACACATTGAGACCTGAGCAAGGCAAAAATCAAAATTACCTTATCAGAGCATTCTTCAAATATGGAAATTACGATGCCAAGAATCAAATTCCAAAGTTTGATGTGTATCTCGGAGTTAATTTTTGGATGACAGTGCCACTTTTAAATGCATCAGCTTGGGTGGCCCAAGAGATTATCTATTTTTCTTTAACGGATGATATTAACTTGTGTCTCGTAAATACTTTTTCTGGAACACCTTTCATTTCAGCATTGGAATTGAGGCATCTGAACCATTCCATTTATAGAATCGAGTCCAGATCCCTAACTGTAATGGGACGATTTGACCTTGGCAACTCAACCAACAGGACGGTCAG GTACAAGGATGATGTGTATGATCGCTTATGGTCAACATTTACCCCTGATGATTGTATTTCATTGAACACTACCTCAAATATTGATGTCGAGAGCAGAGACAATATCCTTAAAACACCAGTTGAAGTTTTAAGAACTGCAGCCCAACCACCAAGTCCCCTCAGATCATTTAATCACACCTTCCCCCCTGCTTATGGTGACAATGAATACTATGCCTGCTTTCACTTCGCCGAAATATTACATATTTCACAAGGCAAACCAAGAAGGGAATTCACCATCAATTTCAACGGTGCCAACTATGGACCTATTACCCTCCAATACTTGAAGCCCCTCATCTTTTGTTCTGGACCTCGTAAATCAAGAATTAATGGATATGTTCAGTTTTCTATCAATTCAACTGTACGGTCTGACCTTCCACCTATCCTCAACGCCTTAGAGATTTTCTATGTAATGCCGCCCCCCGTTTCACCCACAGACTCAGCAGATG TTGATGCAATAATGGCCATCAAACAAACGTACAAGATTAATAAAGATGATAACTGGCAAGGAGACCCATGTCTGCCGAGTGATATTACTTGGACCGGCTTGAACTGCAGCTATGACGGCAATTTTCCTAGGATCATCTCTCT GAACCTCAGTGCAAGTAAATTGACAGGAAAGATTTCTTCCTCATTCTCCAATTTCAAAGCGATACAGTCCTT aGATTTATCAGGCAATGAACTGACAGGAACCATTCCAGAATTTTTAGCGCAACTGACAAATTTAACTATTCT AAATTTATCCGGAAACAAGCTTACAGGTTCAGTTCCTCAGTCTATTGTCCAAAAATCTAACAATGGACTATTGCAGCTGAG TTTGGATGGAAATCCACATCTTTGCCGGACAGATTCCTGTGAGAAAAAGAAGCAAAATTTTCTTCTTCCAGTTGTTGCATCCGTTGCAACAGTTGTGGCGCTTCTCTTCCTCAGCAGTATATTTGTCTTTTGGAGAATGAAAAGACAAAAAG CAACGTCACAATCTAAGAAGGAAGGATCGGTAATTTCGAAGAATTGGTCCTTTAGTTATTCAGAGATTGTTAGTATTACTAATAACTTTGAAACCATCATTGGAGAAGGAGGGTTCGGAAAAGTTTACTTTGGGACTCTGAAAGATAACACTCAAGTTGCAGTCAAATTGCTTTCTCAATATTCAAGGCAAGGCTATAAGGAATTTCAAGCTGAG GCACAACTCTTGATGATTGTTCATCATAGGAACTTGGTTTCTCTAATTGGCTACTGTGATGACCGTCATAATAAGGCATTGATTTATGAGTACATGGTTAATGGAAATTTGCGAGAGCATTTATCAG AGACAAGTGGAAATACTTTGAATTGGGATGAGAGAATACATATTGCAGCAGATGCAGCACAGG GATTGGAGTATCTACATAATGGTTGCAAGCCACCTATAATCCACAGGGATTTAAAAACTTCCAACATCTTATTAAATGAAAAATTGCAAGCAAAGATAGCTGATTTTGGGCTGTCAAGAGCTTTCACAAATGATAGCGGTTCACATATAACAACTCGTCCTGCAGGCACATTCGGCTACATGGATCCTGA GGCTCAAGCATCAGGAAGCTTTAATAAGAAAAGTGATGTATACAGTTTTGGAATCATTCTACTTGAGCTGATAACTGGTCAGTCTGCCCTAAAAAGAGACGTCAATGGAGAAATCATTCGAATACAACAGTGGGTTGCACCAATAATTGAAAATGGTGATATTGGAAGAATTGTTGATCCCAGACTACAAGGAGACTTTGAGATCAATTCTGCCTGGAAAGCTGTGGAGATAGCCTTGTCGTGTGTGCTAAATACTGCAATTCGAAGGCCAAGTATGAGTGATGTATTGATTGAAATAAAAGAATGTTTGGCTATAGTAACACCTTATGTTGGATCACAAAGGATGGATAGAGGAAGGATAAGATCAATCAACTCACTTGAAATGAGGTCTTTGGAAATCGACAGTGAAATTGCTCCGAGTCCTAGGTAG